In Nitrospira sp., the sequence AATGTAGAATCCAAGGGTGGCGAATTCCAAGCTGACGAAGACGGACAGCAGATCGTTGGCGGACGTCATGAACATCATGCCGAGTGCCGACATGACGACGAGACAATAATACTCCCCCCTGAAAAGGGTGAAACGATTAACGTACTCGATTGATGCGAGGATGACAAGTATCGTAGCCCCGAGGATAACGAGCTTGAAAAAGATCGCCATGCGATCCAGCACGAACATATTGCCGAAGAGCGTGCCGGAAATATGATTGAGGTCAAACCACCCCAAACAGCCGAGTGTGATCACAAGACCAGCAACACTGAGATAAGCCAGTCGCTCCTTGGGAAAGCGCGGAAGAGAAAAATCGACGATGAGCACCACACAAAGCCAGCAGGTTAGGAAGATCTCCGGCAATAAGAACAGAAGATCGGAGAAGGCCATGTTCAGCGAAAACGTCATTCGCGTCCCTCTCGTGAGACCTGAGGCGGATAGGATATGGCCTTGTGCGCAGCCAACGGGGCAGAAGTCCTTTCCGGCGCTGTCGACTTCTCCCTCACCCCTAACCCCTCACTGATTTCCGCGACCGGAACCACGCGTGTAATCCTCGCGACCAACGGGTCCACTCCAGAACGAACGACATCATATAAATGCATCGGGAAAATCCCGAAGCCGATACTGACGGAAATCATAATCAATAGAGGCAGGCGGTCGACCGTCGATATCGCATCGTGCGCATGGCTATACTTTTGGTTCATCGGGCCATAGAACAGGCCGCGCATCATTTTGAACAGATACGCCAGGGTTAAGACGATGCCCAGCATGGCCACAATCACTTGGAGAGGATACTTATTCCAGCTTCCGACGACGATCATAATTTCCGCGATAAAATTCACGGTTCCGGGCATCCCGATCGACGCCATACAGGCCACGATAAAACAGGCCGAGATGAAGGGCATCTTGTTCGCCAGGCCGCCCAACGAAGGGATGTCGCGTGAATGGGTCTGGTCGTACACCCACCCAGCCATCGCGAAGAGCATGCCGGTCGCCATGGCGTGGGCGAACATGTAGATGACTGCGCCGCTCAAGCTGATGTAATTCAAGGCCGCCATCCCTAGGAACACATAACCCATGTGACTGGAACTGGAATAGCCGATCACGTACTTGGTGTCTTTGGCATAAAACGCCACGAAACCGCCATAGATGATGCTGAACATGCAGAGCACGGCGGCGATCGGCATCAGTTCCCTGGTCGTCTCAGGAAGAATTTCAAAGGCCACCCGCATAATGGAGAAGTGTCCGAGCTTCATGAGGACACCGGCATGAAGCATGCTGGTTGCGGCCGGCGCAGCTGCATGGCCGACCGGGGACCACGAGTGCAACGGCCACAGCGGGGCGATCGACGCAAAGCCAAAGAAGACCAGCACCCAGATGATCTTGTCCAACGTCGTGCCGAGCGCCGGAATATTCATGAAATTGGCCTGCTCACGGAGCACCAGGATATCGAAGGTGTTCAGCCCGGAGTATTTATAGATGAGTAAGATGCCCATGAGGGCGACGACGGCAAACGCGGACAGGAAAAGCACCAGTTTCATCGCCGCATATTCTTTGCTGTTCGATCCGAAGTTAAGGATAAATCCGACTGAGTCCCGCCGGTTCAGACCTTCGGGATCGGTCATCTCCAAATACTTTTTCGTGTGGCTGCCCCACATCCCCAACAGCAAATACATCGGGATGACGGACATCTCGTAGAAGAAATAGAGAAAGAACAAGTCCAGGGACATGAAGACACCGATCGTGGCAGCCGCCAGGATCAGCAACCAGATGTAGAACTCTTTCGTGCGATCCTTGATGTGCCACGATACGAAGATACCGGCAAACAGCAAAATCGAAGAGGCAAGCACAAGAGGAGTGCCGATCCCGTCGACGCCCAGATATAATGCAATGCCGAGTTGCCTCGACCATTCAAACCTTTGAACAAACTGAAATCCGCCTGTGATTGGATCATAGGCATAAAAAATATAGAGCGAGGTGATCAGCGAGACAAAGGCTGCGCTTGCCGCTACGCTTCGAACAAGGAGCGGCTGTCGATTTGACACAAAAATCAACCCCAAGGCTCCGGCGAACGGAGCGAAGAGGATATACAGTAGTGCGTACTCTCCCATTGAGCTAATACCCTCGTCCGACCTGACTACTGTCCAGGGCTACCGTCTTGTCGTGATGGAGGCGATCAACGAGCGCTTGAACAGATCCGTTCATGATTCGTAAAAACGCCGAAGGATAGAGCCCGATCCAGAAAATCATGACGGAAAGTGAAACCGCGATGACCATCTCACGAAGCTGCAGGTCGCTCATCGTACCTTTCACCGCATTGCCGAGCGGACCCATCATCGAACGTTCGTAGTACCACAGAAAATACGCGGCACCGAAAATAACCCCGAGCACGGCGATTGCGCCGAACCACCACTTGGCCTCGAATGCACCCAGGAGAATGAGAAACTCCCCGACAAAGCCGTTCGTACCGGGCAGCCCGATCGACGCCAGTCCGATAATGAGCAAGAATGTCGCGAGGCGAGGCACTTGTTTTGCCATCCCCCCGAACGCCGACAACTGCGTTGTCTGCTGCCGAGAGTAGAGAAAACCGGCGATAAAGAAAAGCCCCGCCGTGCTGAACCCCAGATTGATCATCGTGAGCAGGCTGCCTTGCAGACCTTGATAGTTCAAGGCAAACAACCCCACGACGACAAAGCCCAAGTGACTGATGCTGCTGTAGGCCAACAAGCGTCGAAAATCAGCTTGAACCAAGGCCATCCAGGCTCCGTAGAGAATTGCGCAGAGCCCAAGCACGACCATCACCATGACAACCGTCTCGCTTTTCGACGCATCGGGGAGCAAGGGGAGGCTGAAGCGCATAAAACCAAACGTGCCCACTTTCAATCCCGCCAAGACCACGGCCATCCCGATCGGACCCTCCAACAGCGCATCAGGCAACCACGTATGGAAAGGAAACACCGGAGCCTTGAACGCAAATCCTAGGAACATCAGCCAAAAAATGACGAGTTGCTGAGAGATCGGAACCGGTACCGTCATGAGTTCGAG encodes:
- a CDS encoding NADH-quinone oxidoreductase subunit M, which produces MGEYALLYILFAPFAGALGLIFVSNRQPLLVRSVAASAAFVSLITSLYIFYAYDPITGGFQFVQRFEWSRQLGIALYLGVDGIGTPLVLASSILLFAGIFVSWHIKDRTKEFYIWLLILAAATIGVFMSLDLFFLYFFYEMSVIPMYLLLGMWGSHTKKYLEMTDPEGLNRRDSVGFILNFGSNSKEYAAMKLVLFLSAFAVVALMGILLIYKYSGLNTFDILVLREQANFMNIPALGTTLDKIIWVLVFFGFASIAPLWPLHSWSPVGHAAAPAATSMLHAGVLMKLGHFSIMRVAFEILPETTRELMPIAAVLCMFSIIYGGFVAFYAKDTKYVIGYSSSSHMGYVFLGMAALNYISLSGAVIYMFAHAMATGMLFAMAGWVYDQTHSRDIPSLGGLANKMPFISACFIVACMASIGMPGTVNFIAEIMIVVGSWNKYPLQVIVAMLGIVLTLAYLFKMMRGLFYGPMNQKYSHAHDAISTVDRLPLLIMISVSIGFGIFPMHLYDVVRSGVDPLVARITRVVPVAEISEGLGVREKSTAPERTSAPLAAHKAISYPPQVSREGRE
- a CDS encoding NADH-quinone oxidoreductase subunit M, encoding MLEELTAGFPILSCILFLPLVGAAVLWLLDDEDMVRTSALTIALVEFALSVFVLLRFVPESAAMQFTERVRWIPALGISYHLAVDGISVLFVGLTAFLAVLVVVYSWDTIRHQVKLYMMCLLALETTTMGVFVSLDLILFFVFWELMLIPSYFLIKLWGGGAERHYAALKFVVYTLLGSVFMLVGIALLNINFHQWASLHHTDQIYSFDLLELMTVPVPISQQLVIFWLMFLGFAFKAPVFPFHTWLPDALLEGPIGMAVVLAGLKVGTFGFMRFSLPLLPDASKSETVVMVMVVLGLCAILYGAWMALVQADFRRLLAYSSISHLGFVVVGLFALNYQGLQGSLLTMINLGFSTAGLFFIAGFLYSRQQTTQLSAFGGMAKQVPRLATFLLIIGLASIGLPGTNGFVGEFLILLGAFEAKWWFGAIAVLGVIFGAAYFLWYYERSMMGPLGNAVKGTMSDLQLREMVIAVSLSVMIFWIGLYPSAFLRIMNGSVQALVDRLHHDKTVALDSSQVGRGY